One part of the Vitis riparia cultivar Riparia Gloire de Montpellier isolate 1030 chromosome 6, EGFV_Vit.rip_1.0, whole genome shotgun sequence genome encodes these proteins:
- the LOC117917062 gene encoding flowering-promoting factor 1-like protein 1 — MSGVWVFDKNGVARLVTNPTRESFEQKEPPFPGTATAPGARPRLLVYLPENQVIRSYTELEQRLNQLGWSRYHNYQHPSLIQFHKSDNSSHLLSLPKSFANFKSFHFYDIVVKNRSFFEVREA; from the coding sequence aTGTCTGGTGTTTGGGTATTCGACAAGAATGGCGTGGCCCGGCTCGTCACGAACCCGACCCGGGAGTCGTTCGAACAAAAGGAGCCGCCATTTCCGGGCACAGCCACCGCCCCAGGTGCACGTCCACGGCTTCTGGTGTACCTCCCAGAGAATCAGGTGATTCGAAGCTACACGGAACTGGAGCAGCGACTGAACCAACTGGGGTGGAGTCGGTACCACAACTACCAGCATCCCAGCCTGATCCAGTTCCACAAGTCCGACAACTCTTCTCACCTCCTCTCCCTCCCCAAAAGCTTCGCCAACTTCAAGTCTTTTCACTTTTACGATATCGTCGTCAAGAATCGATCTTTCTTTGAAGTCCGCGAGGCCTGA